The Coriobacteriia bacterium region CCATGACGCCGGCGCCGCCGTACGCCTCATCCCAGTCGACTTCCTGCGGAACCTCGCCGAGAACATCGACCGAGTAGCTGTCGACCTGATCCTCTCGCACGATGACAGGGATGATCGGCAGCCCATACTGGCGAGCGAACTCGAAGTCGCGCTCGTCGCCAGAGGGTACCGCCATCACGGCGCCGGTGCCGTAGTCCATGAGCACGTAGTCGGCTACCCAGATCGGGACTCGCTGGCCGTTGACCGGGTTCTCCACGTATCGGCCGGTAAAGGCCCCGTGCTTCGTGCGCTCGCCAAGCTGACGTTCGACGGCCGTCTCCCTCGCCGCGGCAGCGACCACCGAGCGAACCGCCTCAGCGGTCGCGTCTGGCTCGCCTGCGATGAGTTCCTCGACGAGCGGGTGCTCGGGCGCCAGCAGGAAGAAGGTGCAGCCGAACAGCGTGTCCGGACGTGTGGTGAACACGGTGATGCGCTCGTCAGTGGGGACGCCGAGCGGGTCGCACAAGGCGAAGTCGACCTCCGCGCCCTCGCTGCGTCCAATCCAGTTCGCCTGCATGGTCTTGACCCGCTCGGGCCAGCCAGGGAGGTCATCGAGATCGTCGAGCAGCTGCTGGGCGTAGTCGGTGATCTTGAAGTACCACTGTTCGAGCTCGCGCTTCACGACCGCGTTCTTGCAGCGCCAGCACACGCCGTCCCCGACCACCTGTTCGTTCGCAAGCACGGTGGCACAGTCCGGACACCAGTTGACCGGCGAGCTCTTGCGCTCGACGAGGCCGCGCTCCCACATCTTCAGGAAGATCCACTGGCCCCAACGGTAGTAGTCGACGTCGCAGCTCTTGACGGTGCGGTCCCAGTCGTAGCTGAATCCCATCCGCTTGAACGACGCCATCTGCTTCTCGATATTGGCGTACGTCCACGTCGCCGGATGCGAGTCGCTCTTGATGGCGGCGTTCTCGGCAGGCAGACCGAAGGCGTCCCACCCGATGGGATGCAAGACCTCGAACCCAGCCATCGAGGCCTGACGCGCAATCACGTCGCCGATGGTGTAGTTGCGGACGTGGCCCATGTGGATATCGCCCGAAGGATACGGGAACATCTCGAGCACGTACTTCTTTGGCTTCCCTGTGTCTTCGCGGGCGTGGTAAAGCCCCTCGCGCTCCCACTCCGACTGCCAGTGCTCTTCGATGCGATGCGGGTCGTAGACGAACTCACTCACGCGGTGGCCTCCATCGGGCTCGCCGGGGACTTGCTGTGCGTACAGGCGATTCTAGCCGAGCAACGCGGCGTTCCCAAACCACGCGACAACCTTCGCCCGAGAAACACGTCAGGCCGGGCATCTGCCCGACCTGCACGGAGAGTTCTAATGGTGGAGCCTAGGGGGATCGAACCCCTGACCTTCTGGCTGCCAGCCAGACGCTCTCCCAGCTGAGCTAAGGCCCCACATCTGGGTGGCCTCTCACGAGGCGCGAGCGCTAGTATACCAGCGGCTTGGGGTCGGTCAACCCCTGCTGAGAGGCGTCCGGATACGCTCAGGTGGTGGCGCTCAGTCCGGCGACGAATCGGAGCGCAGAACAGGAACCGGCATGCCCTCCACGGCCTGCTCGAAGACCATGGCCGCCTTGCCATCGGCACGCACCGCCAGCACCTCTGACAGCACGAGTCCCGTGAACATCGTTGCCGCACCGATCATCTCTCGGAGAGGCCACACGCCTGCGGCGCTCCAGCCGAAGAGTCCCCCGAACGCCGTCTCGGTCACGAGAATCAGCGCCACGCGAGATGGCGGGAGGAGTCGCTGCGCCCACGTCTGCACCACGAACGCCAGCGCAGATGCGAACACACCGGTGATGATGATCGCCCACACGATCGATGTGTCCGTTGGCAGAGGCGCAGACTCCCGGACAAGCGAGATCGCGCCGCAGATCACCGCGACGGTCACGAGCTGGACCAGCGTGAGCGCACTCACGTCGTGCTGCTCCCCCGTCGAACCGAGCACGATCAGATGCAGTGCGTAGATGACGGCGCAGATGACGACGAGCGTGTCCCCGAACACCCATCCGCTCTCAGCACCACCGATTCCCGACAGCACCCAAAGACCGGCAAGCGCCACGGCGCCTCCGAGAATCGTCGACTTCCTTGGCCGTTTCCGAAGGAGCACAGCCTGGAACAACGGTGTGATCACGACGTACAGCCCGGTGATGAATGCAGCGCGAGCCGGCGTGGTTCCAGACGCTCCATCCAGGCCCCATGTCTGGAATATGTAGCCGCCCGCAAGCAGGGAGCCGGCGATGAGACCCGTTCGGAGATTCGCTGCGGTCAGACGCTTGAGTACGCGCGGGTAGAACAGCACGAACGCAGCCGCAGCTACGGCGAAACGCCAGCCGAGGAAGGCGAACATGGGATAGCTCGCGATGGCATCGGCAACGACGACGAATGCCCAGCCCCATATCCCGGCGACGAACAGTAGTGCCGCCTGGGCTCCATACCGCTCGATGAGTTCACGCATGGGCTAGGACTCGACCTGTGTTTCATCAAGCTCGACATCTGCGACCTCGTTGACGATCTCGGGCGCCAGCTCAACCCTCGGCGCGTCTCCCCACAGCTTCTCAAGCCGGTAGAAGTTGCGCTCTGCCGGCTGGAACACGTGGACGACGATGTCGCCGTAGTCGAGCAATATCCATTTGCCCTCGTCAGCGCCTTCGCGGCCAATAGGCTTGATGCGCTCCGACTCGAGCAGCGTCTCCTCGACCTGATCGGCGATGGCCCGTACCTGGATGTTGGTACGACCGGTGGCAATGACGAAGTAATCGGTGACGACGAGCAGCTCGGCCACCTCGATCGCCATGACGTTCTCGGCCTTCTTCTCAGCGGCGGCCTTCGCCGCGAGTATCGCCCACTCCTTGGATGACTTCACGCGCTTCCTCTCACACTCACTTCTTGGTTGGACTGAAATCCTTGCCGATGACAACGATGATGTCGGAGATGTTCTCGTCGGTCCGCCGTTCTTTGACCACCCCGGCGCCCAACACCTCCACGACCTGCTGGCCCTTCTCGATGGGCCCGCGCTGAACGACCACTGTTGTGGTCTTGTACTTGAAGTTGTCGGCATTCTTGGTGTCCACCACGCGGAAACCGCCCCGGATGAGCATCTGGGCCGCGTCGCCGGCTACCCCGGGTGACCCGGCCCCGTTGTACACGATTACGCGGGTGACGTCCGACGTCGCCGCAGGATCCACGCCCCACCAGGCCTGCAACAGATCCGCGACCTCCTGACGCTGCGGCTCGTAGTAGGTCTGAGTGCCGAGCTTGATGGGCTTCACCGGCAGCGGTACGAAGGCGATGCTCTTGGCAGGCACTTCCGCGATAGCCGCCGTCAGGTCGACGCGCTCTTCCGGAGTCAGGCTCGTCGAGGTGATCTGGCTCGCCAGGTCAGCGACCTGTCGATTCTTGACGATAGCCCGGTATGCACTGCCCGGAACCACCACGTAGCGCTTGAAGGGTACCGTCAGATAGTTCGAGATGGCTGTTAGCGACACCTCGGCGCCCGCCGGATAGCTCTCGCCGATACGCTCGAATCCCTGGCCCGGGACCTCGATGAACGCTCCCTCGGGTATGGCGATTCCCAGGATCTGCTTCGCAGTCGGATCGATACGCATCGCGAGGAAGCCGGCCGCCTTGCCGCCGTCATCCCCGATGATGAGCAGGTTCTCGTCGGGCTTGTTGGAGGTCGCATCCGCGGGGTTCTTGCCGGATCCCGATGACCGAAGGCCGCTCCAGCGAGCGATCCCGTTGACCGCCGTGACGACGAGCAAGAGAACGAGTGCGACGCCGACGAGCGCGGTCACCCCGACGGCCAACACATAGCCGAGCCTGCGCGCGACGTCGAACAACCGGTGCCACCAGTTGGCGACTCGATCGGCACGCTCGGCACGCTTGGCCTGCTTCAACGAGCGAGACGCCCGCCGAGAAGAGCGATAGCCCTCGGGGATGCGAGACTCCGGAGTCTGCTTCGAACGCTTCGGAGACTCCGTCATGACGCGCCGCCCTTCGCAACGAGCGCGTTCCAGACGGCAACGGTATCGGGATGAATGTGGCGCCGCGATGAGACAAGATGTGCGAGCGACTGCTGATACGCGGCGGCGAAAAGCTCGCCCAGTTGCGACACTCCGATCAGGCCGCGGAGCCGGTCCACTCCCTCGAATGATCGCTTCGGCTCGATCATATCTGCG contains the following coding sequences:
- a CDS encoding leucine--tRNA ligase — its product is MSEFVYDPHRIEEHWQSEWEREGLYHAREDTGKPKKYVLEMFPYPSGDIHMGHVRNYTIGDVIARQASMAGFEVLHPIGWDAFGLPAENAAIKSDSHPATWTYANIEKQMASFKRMGFSYDWDRTVKSCDVDYYRWGQWIFLKMWERGLVERKSSPVNWCPDCATVLANEQVVGDGVCWRCKNAVVKRELEQWYFKITDYAQQLLDDLDDLPGWPERVKTMQANWIGRSEGAEVDFALCDPLGVPTDERITVFTTRPDTLFGCTFFLLAPEHPLVEELIAGEPDATAEAVRSVVAAAARETAVERQLGERTKHGAFTGRYVENPVNGQRVPIWVADYVLMDYGTGAVMAVPSGDERDFEFARQYGLPIIPVIVREDQVDSYSVDVLGEVPQEVDWDEAYGGAGVMVNSGEFSGMAGGKASEGMHAVTAWLAERGHGRESINFRLRDWLISRQRYWGNPIPAVHCPACGLVPVPIEELPVVLPMDIDITKGETLADHPEFYETTCPTCGGAAKRETDTMDTFTCSSWYYLRYTDAKNDSLPFSAENANHWMAADQYIGGIEHAILHLLYSRFFTKVLADMGMLTAREPFTNLLTQGMVKLDGSTMSKSKGNVVAPEDMIAKYGCDTLRAYILFMAPPDKDLEWSFEGLDGMFRFLARVWRFVDESAQEAAGGCGV
- a CDS encoding DMT family transporter, which codes for MRELIERYGAQAALLFVAGIWGWAFVVVADAIASYPMFAFLGWRFAVAAAAFVLFYPRVLKRLTAANLRTGLIAGSLLAGGYIFQTWGLDGASGTTPARAAFITGLYVVITPLFQAVLLRKRPRKSTILGGAVALAGLWVLSGIGGAESGWVFGDTLVVICAVIYALHLIVLGSTGEQHDVSALTLVQLVTVAVICGAISLVRESAPLPTDTSIVWAIIITGVFASALAFVVQTWAQRLLPPSRVALILVTETAFGGLFGWSAAGVWPLREMIGAATMFTGLVLSEVLAVRADGKAAMVFEQAVEGMPVPVLRSDSSPD
- the rsfS gene encoding ribosome silencing factor; its protein translation is MAIEVAELLVVTDYFVIATGRTNIQVRAIADQVEETLLESERIKPIGREGADEGKWILLDYGDIVVHVFQPAERNFYRLEKLWGDAPRVELAPEIVNEVADVELDETQVES
- a CDS encoding LCP family protein, which codes for MTESPKRSKQTPESRIPEGYRSSRRASRSLKQAKRAERADRVANWWHRLFDVARRLGYVLAVGVTALVGVALVLLLVVTAVNGIARWSGLRSSGSGKNPADATSNKPDENLLIIGDDGGKAAGFLAMRIDPTAKQILGIAIPEGAFIEVPGQGFERIGESYPAGAEVSLTAISNYLTVPFKRYVVVPGSAYRAIVKNRQVADLASQITSTSLTPEERVDLTAAIAEVPAKSIAFVPLPVKPIKLGTQTYYEPQRQEVADLLQAWWGVDPAATSDVTRVIVYNGAGSPGVAGDAAQMLIRGGFRVVDTKNADNFKYKTTTVVVQRGPIEKGQQVVEVLGAGVVKERRTDENISDIIVVIGKDFSPTKK